Genomic window (Theileria annulata chromosome 4, complete sequence, *** SEQUENCING IN PROGRESS ***):
GATTATTTCAACAGTGGGGAGTTGTGAAGAAATTTCTTCACTTTTcacttacacatttcacttatatttatacattcattatttgtttattatattaatttcagGATGACATAAGTTCGCTGAGATTAATGAAGTAAATTACAGATAACTTGTAATTTATGGAAATGAAAAAATGCAGGAAGAAATCGAAACGTAAACGGTCTAAATTAAACTTAACATTtcaaaaaattacaaatgaCATACaaaaagtatttttatcaacattTAAAGACGAATTGGGCAAGTTTTCCTTTTCTAATTGCGACTGTGGATGTTCAAGGactattaaatcaattcaATCTACTCTTATTAAGAATTACTTCACTAACAAGGATCGCTGGATTCGGTATTCCGGCGTTTCCCTTAAAAGGATCTCGGAACTTTCAGATATTTCAGAAATTATACTAACAAATGGATGTAATGAGaatacaattaattcaCTCGACCTTCATCTTGTCAAATCTGACATTTCAAGGCAACCTTGGGTCGGAAATACTAAATTGCGAGATCTGGCAGAGAAATCAATTTACCttttttgtatatataataacgTTCCTTACTGGCAGGGAATACATGATATCGCAGCAGCATTGGCACACCTTGATCCAACTCCTACAGTCGCTGAGCTTGCAGGACTTCTCGAACAGTTGATTAAGACATACGCATCTATTCTGTTTTTGCCTACTAATGAAGAGATTAACAAAAGAGCAGATGGGCTTTCTAGAGTGTGGATGCTTCTGTTTAAGTACTTCTTTCCTAAATTTGTCCATAGGTTTGAGATGGTTTGTGATAGCCCATTTTGCATCGGATGGTTTGTCACGCTTGGATTCTACAGGTTTGGATGTGCATATATCTCATTAGCATACACATTTCTGCTCTTCATATCAAACTGTGAACCCCTTTCAGCGTTTATTTTCCGTGAACTAGCCTACGTTGCAACCAGAGGATACATTAACTTCCTTATCAAAAATGCAGTTTCTGTTGACTTTTCTAACTCTGTGATTTTCAACAACTACTCTAGCTCGAACCTTATTGTTAGTACTATTTTAAACTCaaacaaaatatatttgGACCCGGAAGAGTTCATAAATGTTTCGAGGAACATGTACGACTCAATAGGAGAAAGAGAAATTGAACTAGCAGAATTCCCactattatacattttgAATGCAagtaatatattatcaacatCAGCACCAAATCCACTAACAGTTGACCCGTCAAAACCATATCTTGAAGTTTTAGGATACGATGTTTTTGGATCGAACCATCACTATAACACCATTAATTCTCAAGTAAATCCCACTCAATATTACTACGATCAACCTATAAGTAGGAAAAGTTCCATTGAGCCGAGTTATTTGGGTATGAAAAGAATCAATAGAGGTCTAAAGAGGACTTTTAAGAGATTTAGAGTTGATTCTGCAACAATTAGTGAGTGTATAAATTCAGAACTTTTGTATTGTTACCTTGAAACACTTTCAAAAATGTCGAACCTTTACCGCCATTCTTCTgcaaaaattaatgaaaattatgtCAAACTTAATGATTTTGAAGTAGGTTCAATCCTAAACCCGAgcttattttataatataattgattCCAGAAGTCAATACTTGACTACAGGAATCCCCCTATCAAAGATATTTGGGGAATATAGAACTAATTTCATGAATAAAGTGAGTGTTGATGACGAGGCTGAGAGTTCATTTTTGGACACTAACTTTACTCTATGGATCGTTTTGACTGATGAAGGATACGAAACAACTGAAGAACAATATTCTTGGAATTCACTAAGAAACGGAGTTGAAATTATGGAAAATCTTGTAAGAAACTCAATTACATGTGTTAGTATTCTTAGTGGAGGTTATAAAGGAATACTAAAGGCACTTAATTCGCCAGTACCTCAAATCCCGTCATTACTCTCAAGGTTAAGTGCAAGGATGTTATCTCCATGGGATACTCAAAGTAGTCCTATCACTGGACCATCTAGAACCACGGTTACAAAACTAGCATCCCCATCTATCTCAGCAACTAAGAATCTCCTTAATCTCGCAAGTTCCGTCGTTAATTCAGCTCTTGATATAGAAAATAGGATAGTTCAGGGTATTTCAGAAGTTAAGCTATTTAATAGGTTCATTCATTCAGCAAAAACAGTTCCAGAATATGAATCAGCGTCTATTAACAAGGAGTTTCAAAAAATAGAAATATCTAAATCCGTATCCCACACTGATTTTGAAGGTGTTCCAAGCTACTATAATCGCATTAACATTGTTAACCCTTTGATTTCTTGTTGTTTATATTCCATAAAGTTAACCACACCTAATGGATTAACTGTAACAATAAGGTCAAATGGGACGTTAAAGTTAAATGGGAAATTAGTTCACAAatcaaaatattcaaattctGTCGTTGATAAAAACCTAAACGCGCTGGTTTCAATCTCTACAATGTTAACTGTTAATTGTGTTGATAGGATTATGGACACTGAGCCACTTGCATATGATTCATACAAGTCTAACACCTCAATTTCCCCATTCTTCAAAATCATGAGAGAAAGGTTTTTGACCAAATTCATGGTTTTATTCACTCAATCAACTGAATTTGCTGACTCTAGAACACCGTTTCAATTCAATTTATCCCCCAAATCTTTTAGTAGGTTGGAGTTTCTTTCCAACGTGGCTGGCTTGGTTTCAAATGTCAGGGTTCGAGGAATTGCAAAGCTTTGGAGAATTTATCTTGTTGACAGAAATGCTATTTTAAGTCACCTTTTGTTTCCATCCCCTAGATTTGATCTTGAAAACTTGATGGATTCTAATGTACGATATTTATCAAGCTCATGTGAACAAGAGTTATTTACACCACATGATGTCGATTTCTCAAGATCACCTCCCGATTCAAGCtttcataaatttcaaGATTTTAGAAACATTAAAGTGTTTTCTAGAACCAACCAGTACAGATCTGCTTCATCAATTGACTCAAATCAATCATCAAATTCGCCAAGGATTGAAACTCGAGTTTATGTTTCCAACGGCATCCAAATACCATTCAAACCCAATTCCAATGTGTTTGTATCCAGAAGCTCACTAAATAGGCGTAACAATTCAAGATTAAGCTAACTGTAAAATATCTTTATGTActtgttaattttaatataatttaatatacattagTGTATATACACTAGGGTATAATCTATGTAATATACATATgtatatactaatatacaGGTGTATATTCATActgatataaattatatatacacaaaaatttatattatcaatattaaggagttaaattttttaaaattaaattctttaaaacTTTGTTAATTCTGAAAAATTTATAGACAGACAACGCCGTTATTGAGAAACCTATGAGGAACCACTGTAAGGCATAGTTGAAGTGCGTGCTAGGGTCAGCATAAAAAAGCAGATAATCACTCTTTTGTTTTCTctgaaatttaaatctataAGGCCCAGTACGATACTTATTTGTACTAGAGCTGTCTGAAGAGTTTAATATCGTATTGTTCAGTAGTCTTTTGAGAAAACTATCGTTATTAGATTCATGTTCGACATCAAGTGAGGGTTTATCTTCATCAAAATAAGAATCGTAAACGCTGAGTATGTATTTTTGAGTAATATCGGGACACTTTGAAAATAGTTCCTGGCCTATAGACTGAGGATCCATGTACTTGTATACTTTTCTAGAGTCTTCACAAACTAAATGAGAGGGCCTATTAATGGACTTGGTCAGGCCTAATTTTGAGCCTGTTATACTGTGTactaatttttcaattaaaACAAGAGTTTTGTACTTTATTGAAGGAATTAAATTCTCAGTAATCTCACCAGAGACCAATATACCTCTAACAGTAACCCATTCAGATCCAATGTTGTTATCAAATAACTCATCAGAATTTAGCCATCCCATATTAACTAAGATTGAAGAACCATCTTTGAATCTTAGTGGATAAAGGACGTTGAATCCAAATTCCTTTCCATGCTCATGTACTAGAGACTTTCTAGGTCCAACTAAAAACTGTTGCTTAGTATCAAGAACTCCATGTGCTTCAACTACTCTATAGAACAATCCATCAACATCAAGGtcatttttagaattttcaattatatCGGAAAGTGAATTAATGACAATTTTAGGTGCCTGAAGTGCCTTCTGCCTAGAAACTATAACCTGCTCCTTCCACTTCTTTCGCTTCAACTGCCAAAATCCCAAATACATACAAACCGACGTGAATAAAAGCCACATCATAACCAGCTTTAACGTTTCACCCTTTCTGATTCCGTATTCGCTGAAATAAACTGAAGATTTTACTGGCGAAGTAACTTCTTTGGCCAAATCAACTAGTTTAACTACCACGCTGTTTTCTAAATCTAAAGGCCGGGTAGGAATCGGTTTTGAATCTAAAAACAGTTTTATCTCCCTTGCTGTCGGCTTATAAAGCCATTGGTCCTTCGTACACTTAATTACATCTGAATCTCCAAAATTAACAATGTTTTGCTCTTTCTTCTTAACTAGTTCATCtttttttttaatagttTTTGTCTTAGTGGAGTATAAACGTGTATATGAattggaataaataaaaggttgtaaaaaaatttttctACCAAAAGTGTTTAAGGTTATTCTAGTCAATAAATGTTTGTTGAGTATGACAACAGTCATGTTGTCAAACAACGTTGCGATATAAAATCCGGTAAAGTGGTGGAAGAATTCAGAACGGTCgtttgaaattttttaaataattgttaatCATGTGTGAAGTTTTGTGGAAAAGGTCGcttttctaaaaataatttgttaaaataaGTAATTAAGATACCAGGAGTGAGCTTGTAATCCAGCGTTCCAAGTTAGGAACAGAATTCCTAGAAATAAgatttacaaatttaaacaatCGATgcattttaattaaatgaaatagatagaattaaaaattttaaataattaatgaCATATTTCTCTGAGAATTGATAATGTAGTGGCAGGTGTAAGTaagaattaatttattaatgaaaattctGATCGCATTTCCACcttttttataattgattatttttttattatttagttcatatatttataattgaTTAACTTTAATAGTTCCATCAATTCATTCattcttatttttatacattttagctttaatttcaatttaaatcaaCGATGTTATTTCAATAAATGTACTATACTTAAACTAAAAATGCTCTCCACATCTGACAGTGGGTCTGATTCCAACTATTCTTCCATAAATCGTTATACTTTTGACACATGTCAAAATACTCGAGATAGTAAGTTTTATATCatcttaataatttcattttagGATATAACTTTCCTTCAAACAAAGATAATTCGAAATTTGGTGCAGATTCAAATGGAATTTCAGGTACAACAACcacattattttattcttctatttgattttataccaatttttacatatttccatatatatttaatgtatataatttttagcTGAATCGTCAGAGTGTCATTCAGTTTCTGCTGATGATTCAGATTGCCAAGATTTAAATTCTGAAAACGAAACCGAATCTGAATGTGAATCTGAAACTGAATCGGAATCTGAACAAGATCAGATACCTCAGTCAACAGATCATTTGACTACTTCATTTGATATTCCAGAGTTTGACCGTGATATTTTAGAAGGAGAAAGTTACTCTCAAAATCTGTTTGGAGACCCAGACCAACAGTTTGATAATGACAATTCACCCGTTTCAAGCTTCGGAGTTGGTTCTCAGAACAGAGATGATTGTGAAATCGTTAATATAGTCATGAGTAATCCCCCTAGGGACTTAATAGATTTGAGTAATGTGGAAGAAGTAAACACTTCAAGTGAAGTGGAACCGTCTCATTCCACACCTATTCTGGTAGATGACTCAAATAACGTGGAGGCTTCAAGCTCATTTAATTCTAACGTTCCAGAGGTAGTGGATGATGTATCTGTTGATCCAAACAGTTCACCAAATTCTAGAAAAAGGAAACGAGAAAGTGACGATTGTATAATGGGACCAATTCGCTGGGTTAACAAAAGTCAGGCCCAGTTCCCTCTTGATTACATGTCAAACAGACACATTTCAAACGCctataaattttttgatACTGACAGTTCTTGGGATTCAAAGATAATTGAGGACTTGGAATTCTTGTTTAAATGTCCCATTTGTTATTCTACCATTACAAGATTCAGGTCAGGTAAGGCTCCGAATGAAAACGACAAGGTTATTTATTCCACCAAATGCGGCCACCTTTTCTGCTTTGAATGTATTGAAAGTGTAAAATCACGTCGAGAATGTTCAATTTGTCGTAAAGCTCTAAGAGATCGCAACCAATGCCACGTCGTGTTTCCCTAACCTACATGGACTCAACTCATATATTTACATCATTGGAACATACAAATAGTGTAACAAATGGAcagatttaataaatttaatataattttaaaattctactcattttcaatttttattcttcatttgaatcatttaattttatatttaacttGTCAAAAGGGATTCCGAGTTTTTTAAGTTCGACTTCTACCAACTTAAGCTCCTAAACAAATGAGttgattaaaaatttaatgaaatacCTTGACTAGGTGGTGGTAAGCTCTTTTGGAGTTATCAAAAACAGCAATACCCATTAAAATCTCATACAGCGAGTGGAATCCAAAGCCTAAAAGTGACAAGAAAACCacctaaatttaaatttgaataaaatttattctaAAGTACtgttaaaaaatatgaaagtGCAACTTTGtgtttatatttgtataaatatacGCAGAATCCGACAGAGCCAGTAAAGACTGacaataaaatttttcCATAAGAAAAATGCAAATCTTCAaccataaatattatattttaattatgaaaaaaattttaaaatcttattaatgttaaaataatattttacaattacAGGTCGTAGTTCCCACTGAAGTAAGCTGAAGCATCATACGTTTTACACATGATTTGCCTTCCATTAAACCACCTTGTGTTTAATGCCCTTACAGCACTATCGGCATCTAAACATTATTATGAACATCTGAAAAACCTTGAGGAGTATTGAAAACTACAAACACTGAGAGCGAATCGTTATTTGGCGAAAAGTGTAGATAAACCGAAGTTACAGTTCCATATTTGTTACACTCGTCTTTTACCTAAAAAGAATgtcaaattaatatgttaCCTCATTTTGTAAATTCTCGTCAACTAGCTTTGGATCAACCATGTTATAGATTACAATGACGTTTGATGTACCAGCCACTGATGACTCAGGTGCCATCGTAACTTGTATTTTAGATCCTGCAATTTCAAACCCATTCATTGTAGAGCAAACTGTTTGTGCTACGTTTGCATTTACAAAGTCTATATAACCGAGTGCATAAAATGCTCCGGGTAACATTTCACGTGAGTATAAAACACATTCCGTAATGGCTCCAAAAGGTTCAAATATCCTTCTTATATCTGATGCTGCCAGATCAAATGGAATATTCTCCAAAACTACTCTTTTACCATTGAGTTCAGGTGGAGTTGCTCCAATTGTGAATGTTGGAGTCGATGCCGATATTTTGGTCAACACATTAcctacaaaattttaaatccGGTTAATCAATATATAGATTGTAACATACTTGTATCAACTCTAACTCCTGATCTGTTCTGTAATAGTGTTGCTGCAGCCACCGCTCCTGCAGCCAGAGGGTTTGAAAGTGGGTTATTATATCCAATTGGGCAAATTCctgtaaaaataatttagaacaTTATATTGTATTACCTGATGATGAGCCCGACGATGATACATTTGGACGTCCCAGTTTAATAGGTTTCCCCTTTATATGGAATCCTTGCATAGATACCAATGCAAGGTCAGCTGATTCCTTTTTCCTATATTCAACAAAACAAAACCCTTTAACCTTATTAGTTTCAGGATCAGTTGGTAGATCaatgtttaaaatatcacCAAATGATGAGAAAATCTAAGAAAATGATATggattaaatatatatttttaacttACGACTCGTATATCTTCAATTGTACAACTCGGATCCAACGCTCCTATGTATATCTTTGCACTTTTCTGTGATTCTTCTTGTGCTTTTGACTGTTCAGTTTTTTTGTTATTTGTCAAAGATTTTGTATCACACAGTTCAGGGCTTATGCTTGATACTGGAGTTAGGCTATCCCATGACGATTGCTTCTTCTACAAAACTATGGaatatatagaatataCCTTTAATGTAAATTCACTAGTCAAGGATGAGCTAGCTGTTTTCTTCTCTGAGTCACTAGCTTCTGATTGATGACGTTTATCTCTAGAGTATGAGTTTTTATCTATTGAGAAAGAGCGTTTATCCCTATCTCTGTCATAATCTCTATAATAGTCCCTACCTCGACTTCTACTTCTCGATCTTGATCGATATCTCTTACGATAATGGCTTCTACTTCTACTTCTTTTCCTATACTTATGTTCGTATCTATCTAATTCCCTTTTATGGTGGCGTCTTGAACTATAATCATCATAAGATCCATCACGGGAATAGCTACGCCTGTAATGGGACATATTAAAATAAGGAAAGtgttattttaaacaaGGAATCTTCTTTATTGTTGATATATTAAAAGGTTATCtagtattaaaataatacacCAAGTATATGTGAAAACATgaaaacaataaaattaaaagttCAATTAGTAATTATCAACAACTAATTTATAGTtgtaattaaataattagagAAAAGATTTCCCCATATAGAAAGGAAAAAACtgaatttaattagaataattaattttagaagAAGGTTGTATAACATAAAAGTTTATGTATAAACACAGAACGTTGGTTTCTAAATACAAAAAAGGATTCTAATAATCATTTGACTATCAACcacattatatattatttattttagtttttataattttatttgaattaattaatttaattaattgaattgcaattatttttccaacaatttaaattaatatttataaatattattaccaCTTGCATACCACTTTAcaactattattatatattttatttatacccattttgttttttaaacttaatatatattatctaATACTGTAGTGAgaatcattttaaattaattaatcatGATGTTTTGGTTATGtgtaattaatatataaattattacgTTTCTTCTACCATACCAcacaatttcattattttcaaatataattCCTCTCattgatataataaaatattcatcTAAATGTATGtaaacattaatttaattccaTATCAAAATATCATAGGAATCTCAACATACATAAACTAAATCATAATGTTCAAGAAACGTTGAtcatattaaaataaatataaaatgatGTCGGAATCAAACTTTACTCGGACAATAATAACACTCTGTAGACAGTCGCTCAGCGGAGATAAACTGTCAATAAAATCGGCAGATGATCAGATGTCACTCCTAGTCAAATCTGATTCTTCAGAAACAGATCTTAagatattactaatatttaaGATCATTTTGGCACCGCAAGCTATATCTTCAATTGAGAATACACTTACAGGTATTTTTTCatgatttaatttgaattttagATGATGAATTGTCAGGGCTCAAGTACGCAACTGCTGATGTCCAGCTTTGGTCCtcaatatttataaaaaactACATCAAAGCGAATTTTGACACCTCAGAATCGTTTGGAGGAGTGAGCGATTCTATCAAGAATATAATCAAGTCGTTCCTGATAATCTCAACACTTAACAGTGAATCACTGGGCATACCAAAGCCAGTGGCATCGCAACTAGAAAGTGCACTGTTCTTGATTTCAGAACGTTACTTCCCAGAATCATTGGAACAAGTACTCCTATTCATAGACTACTGCCATTTGAGTGATGTAAACCACTTAGTGCTACTGGAAACGTTGTCAAGTAGGCTGCAAAATGAGCTCAACTCGAGAAGTAACAAGAACATACTAACACCAAATACAGGGCTCTCGAGCTCATTGAACCACCCGCTGACAGACTCACAGtcaaatttggaaataaacTACGCACAGTACCTGCTAGGacatttgaaaaattattctaaCATACTCCAGTCAATCTTTTCATACAACAAGATTCTAACGACAAACAATGTAGCAGATATCAGCAGATCTTATTTTGAGTTTTTTAACAGACTAGTTGAAGGAGTGAAGAATATGTGTAACTTGTGCAAGGGAGTTGGACTAAAGGATTTAGAAATGAGCAAATTCATACAATCAACATCGTTTTTGTTTACACAAAGCACACTAACAACACATACAACAAACCCTTTAACGAAAACAAACGATGTTAGCTGTAGCCCAGGTGATTCATTATTCTACTTCGACGATCGTAAACAATTCACTGACATAAATTTGTTCCAGCACGGAATAAACCTGCCAGAACTGGGATCAAACCAACACAATGTGCATCTTCTAATATCGCCATCACTGTTCTTGAATGAAATGTCGTATAACAAGAGTTACTTCAAGAACAAATTATCTTCATTCAGACTATTCACAAAGTTCATGAAAAAGTATAAAACGAGACAGTACGATGAGGACACTCTTACGGAACTTAAGATAGTATTAACACTTTCAGATACACACCTCCTGTATCTATTCAAGTATTCAATGCTCAAGTTCACAGAGTACTACACATTCTACACGTCACAGAAAAACACGTTCTCATTTAACTGCTTGGTGCCAGCTATCCTTGACGTATTTGAGTTCATCAGGCACGTTACAAAGATATTCTGCTACGTCCACTCGATAGACCTGCCAGAGTGTTTCGAAGATAACGCTCAGCTGTACTTCAGCGGACTAATCAACCTCATCCACTTCAACGATCAGTTTATAACAGAAAAGGATAGTCTaggtaaataaataatttggtagataaaattgattttagtATTTGTGACTGGtgtgtaaaattttgtagGAACTTTGATGAGCCTTAAAGTGACGATAATGAAGCTATTTAGGTATTACGCGGAAAGATACCAGGAGGTTTTTCACCCGTTTGTGTTCACATGTATCGAAGACGTAGTTAAGTTGTGCAGAGGGATCCATCAAGATTCAAGCTACGACAAACTGTGTTGCTCAGCGCTTGACTTTTTGTCATCCTGCTCATCAACACATTGGTGCGCGTCACACCAAGGCTCTGCTAGAAACAACCCTTTTATGAATAACTCCTTTCTAGCAGAAATCATACAGAACATCATAGTCCCGAACATAGGATTCAGAGAGTGTGACTTGATTCTCCTAGATGACTGCCCGATAGAGTTTGTGCAGAGGGAATTGGACTCAAACAACTGCTCAAGCAGGCGTTTCTCATCGATAACGTTCCTAAAGAAGTTGGTTTCAGGATACGGACAAGTTTGccaacaaattataaaccAGGTGGCTAAATCAGTGGCTTCGAACAATGACTATAAGTTGAAGGAACTATACCTCCAGCTCATCATTTGCATTAACTTTAAggtaaaaattatatatatatatgatGATTTTGTTCCTATACATTCAAATAACATTTAGGACTCATCTGGAGACTTCAATGTTATAACGTATTTCACTGATTATTTGAAGAATGAATTCGTTATGCTCTCACAGAATCAGCTAACCAGAGAAAAAATGCTCATCATTCTGGCAA
Coding sequences:
- a CDS encoding importin-alpha, putative (Tap349h10.p1c.cand.220 - score = 85.64;~SMART pfam:CAS_CSE1 (PF03378) at aa 769-1203, E()=8.50e-11); translation: MMSESNFTRTIITLCRQSLSGDKLSIKSADDQMSLLVKSDSSETDLKILLIFKIILAPQAISSIENTLTDDELSGLKYATADVQLWSSIFIKNYIKANFDTSESFGGVSDSIKNIIKSFLIISTLNSESLGIPKPVASQLESALFLISERYFPESLEQVLLFIDYCHLSDVNHLVLLETLSSRLQNELNSRSNKNILTPNTGLSSSLNHPLTDSQSNLEINYAQYLLGHLKNYSNILQSIFSYNKILTTNNVADISRSYFEFFNRLVEGVKNMCNLCKGVGLKDLEMSKFIQSTSFLFTQSTLTTHTTNPLTKTNDVSCSPGDSLFYFDDRKQFTDINLFQHGINLPELGSNQHNVHLLISPSLFLNEMSYNKSYFKNKLSSFRLFTKFMKKYKTRQYDEDTLTELKIVLTLSDTHLLYLFKYSMLKFTEYYTFYTSQKNTFSFNCLVPAILDVFEFIRHVTKIFCYVHSIDLPECFEDNAQLYFSGLINLIHFNDQFITEKDSLGTLMSLKVTIMKLFRYYAERYQEVFHPFVFTCIEDVVKLCRGIHQDSSYDKLCCSALDFLSSCSSTHWCASHQGSARNNPFMNNSFLAEIIQNIIVPNIGFRECDLILLDDCPIEFVQRELDSNNCSSRRFSSITFLKKLVSGYGQVCQQIINQVAKSVASNNDYKLKELYLQLIICINFKDSSGDFNVITYFTDYLKNEFVMLSQNQLTREKMLIILAIIKYIYTFKNLLPESELASIVPYLVLYLRNSHEAVRCFASEALYRLLGKLRLHKDTLKTCLLQGLEHLLTMMRSCGRAGNEFYAKCTMRILIYLREDIRESGMVMIDIVINMIKSVSDNPVNPSYNHLLFECLCILLRIHLQTQVYSVTTTLEKIEEALIPTLGLIIQQEMHPFIPYSLQVLSIMLKYASKPSTTYVQLLNHLVCIDTWKVSIANAQGNIKLLVCYFEKHKLFENEIMTNMEKMLNIFHFCLNHKRLSKYSLDLINGIVRYLPLNYYINFLKSIITVHLTYIHNNKSGETLTDVVTSISYITLQLHLQKYAHSLVDILESIQSGISSNFVQFIYLPNAKKASSLEAKKVHAIAVSKIATCDQMKANSELFRLMMEFLAELISGENMTLDSPKDDLLNIGSVSELGSLCNMDNINYGDFNFDVSYVKLHSVEEDKNKLLDRSLGVEEVIRGILTPVGPLIKASASMSNSLNVLMPFIA